A region of Deltaproteobacteria bacterium DNA encodes the following proteins:
- a CDS encoding efflux RND transporter periplasmic adaptor subunit — protein sequence MPETSPRSRLIAAGSIVAVIAAAAGTIALFARERSAQARQSEALRKELAEGPVVQVARIELAAADRLVSLPAEVRAEQRATLYAKVSGYVKEVRVERGDKVRRGQELAVLESPDLDAQVASAQAELTFRRQQLARVERLASSGRVSVQDREAADEGVKVARAALVRAQVQKEYQVLRAPFDGTVTARFADPGTLLPAATGSTSSAQPLLEVAQLDRLRVALQLGQDDAARVHVGDKVQLQTSPDQPPFEARISRISQSLDPRTRTMLCEIDLAQPPQGLYPGAFVQSRLPLHGPPRPLLPTEALLGRGGQLLVALVEDGKLHFQHVRLGVDDGAKVEVLDGLRGGEVVALNLGPEVPDGSPVRVQQEPRREGR from the coding sequence ATGCCTGAGACCTCTCCCCGCAGCCGCTTGATCGCGGCCGGCAGCATCGTCGCCGTCATTGCCGCGGCTGCGGGCACCATCGCGCTCTTCGCCCGCGAGCGCAGCGCGCAGGCGCGCCAGTCCGAAGCGTTGCGGAAGGAGCTGGCGGAAGGACCGGTGGTGCAGGTCGCGCGCATCGAGCTGGCGGCGGCGGATCGCCTGGTTTCGCTTCCCGCCGAAGTCCGCGCCGAGCAGCGGGCGACGCTCTACGCCAAGGTGAGCGGCTACGTGAAAGAGGTGCGGGTCGAGCGCGGCGACAAGGTGCGCAGAGGGCAGGAGCTGGCGGTGCTCGAGTCTCCCGATCTCGACGCGCAGGTGGCGTCGGCGCAGGCGGAGCTGACGTTCCGGCGCCAGCAGCTCGCGCGCGTCGAGCGCCTGGCTTCCTCGGGGCGCGTGTCGGTACAGGATCGCGAGGCGGCCGACGAAGGCGTGAAGGTGGCGCGGGCCGCGCTGGTTCGTGCCCAGGTGCAGAAGGAGTATCAGGTGCTGCGGGCTCCGTTCGACGGCACGGTGACGGCGCGCTTTGCAGACCCCGGGACGCTGCTGCCCGCGGCGACCGGAAGCACCTCTTCCGCGCAGCCGCTCCTGGAGGTGGCGCAGCTCGATCGGCTGCGCGTCGCCCTCCAGCTCGGTCAGGACGACGCTGCCCGGGTGCACGTCGGCGACAAGGTCCAGCTGCAGACCTCTCCCGATCAGCCGCCCTTCGAGGCGCGCATCTCGCGGATCTCGCAGAGCCTGGATCCCCGGACGCGAACCATGCTCTGCGAGATCGATCTGGCGCAGCCGCCCCAGGGTCTTTATCCGGGCGCCTTCGTTCAGTCCCGGCTGCCGCTCCACGGTCCGCCACGGCCGCTGCTTCCGACCGAGGCGCTCCTCGGCCGGGGCGGGCAGCTCCTCGTCGCGCTGGTGGAAGACGGAAAGCTCCATTTCCAGCACGTGCGCCTCGGCGTCGACGACGGCGCCAAGGTCGAGGTTCTCGACGGCTTGCGCGGCGGAGAAGTGGTCGCGCTGAATCTCGGGCCGGAAGTGCCCGACGGCTCGCCAGTGCGCGTGCAGCAGGAGCCTCGCCGCGAAGGCCGGTAG
- a CDS encoding quinone oxidoreductase: MRAIRIESVGGPEVMKLVEMPTPAPGSGQALVRVEAAGVNFIDIYQRSGVYKLPLPFTPGQEGAGVVEAVADGVREVRVGDRVAWAGPLGSYATHVLAAASRLVPIPRGVDSRSAAAVMLQGMTAHYLVTDTFPLRPGHMCLIQAAAGGVGQLFCQLASRAGAHVIGTAGAPEKTRLAKQAGAHETIDYRTQDFEAEVKRITGGAGVHVVYDSVGKDTWEKSLRCLRPRGMLVLFGQSSGSVPPFDPQLLATGGSLFLTRPTLASYVLTRDELLNRAGAVLGAVERGDLKLSIEETLPLANAAKAHELLTSRKTSGKLLLLP, encoded by the coding sequence ATGCGAGCCATCCGGATCGAATCCGTCGGCGGACCGGAAGTGATGAAGCTGGTCGAGATGCCCACTCCCGCTCCCGGGAGTGGGCAGGCCTTGGTGCGGGTCGAAGCCGCGGGCGTGAACTTCATCGACATCTACCAGCGCAGCGGCGTCTACAAGCTTCCCCTGCCGTTCACCCCTGGGCAGGAGGGAGCGGGGGTCGTCGAGGCGGTGGCCGACGGCGTGCGGGAAGTGCGCGTCGGCGATCGGGTGGCCTGGGCCGGTCCACTCGGCTCCTACGCGACGCACGTGCTCGCCGCCGCCTCGCGGCTGGTCCCGATTCCCCGCGGCGTCGACAGCCGAAGCGCGGCGGCCGTCATGCTCCAGGGAATGACCGCGCATTACCTCGTCACCGATACGTTCCCGCTCCGCCCGGGGCACATGTGCCTCATTCAAGCCGCCGCCGGCGGAGTGGGCCAGCTCTTCTGCCAGCTCGCCTCGCGCGCCGGCGCGCACGTGATCGGCACCGCCGGCGCCCCGGAGAAGACGCGGCTGGCGAAGCAGGCGGGAGCGCACGAGACCATCGACTACCGCACGCAGGATTTCGAAGCGGAGGTGAAGCGGATCACCGGGGGCGCCGGCGTGCACGTGGTCTACGATTCGGTGGGCAAGGATACCTGGGAGAAGTCGCTGCGCTGTCTGCGGCCGCGCGGCATGCTCGTCCTCTTCGGCCAATCGAGCGGCAGCGTTCCGCCGTTCGATCCCCAGCTCCTCGCTACAGGGGGCTCGCTCTTCCTCACCCGGCCGACGCTTGCCTCCTACGTGCTCACCCGGGACGAGCTGCTCAATCGCGCAGGCGCAGTCCTCGGCGCGGTCGAGCGGGGCGACCTGAAGCTGAGCATCGAGGAGACGCTGCCGCTCGCCAACGCGGCGAAGGCGCACGAGCTGCTCACTTCGCGCAAGACCAGCGGAAAGCTGCTGCTCCTTCCGTGA
- a CDS encoding ornithine cyclodeaminase family protein → MILLRREEVRALLDPEALIDAVATALVDVSAGTASVPPRIAALTPLGLLGAMVGYVPSLGVLAAKLVAVFPQNAGMPTHRALIAVFDPRTGTPVAVLDGEEITAQRTAAASALATRLLAREEAAVLALVGTGVQAASHARYVARVRRFRTVLVAGRDPAKAAKLAAEIGGQAAAIEEAVRSADVICATTHAREPVVRMRWVRPGTHVNSVGLNPQGQELDGIGGALLAVESRASAFAAPPAGANELRGIAPETAVELGALVSGSSPGRTSREQVTAYKSVGIAAEDAAAAALVLRRARETGVGTPIEM, encoded by the coding sequence GTGATCCTCCTCCGCCGCGAGGAAGTCCGGGCGCTCCTCGACCCCGAGGCGCTGATCGACGCCGTCGCGACGGCCCTGGTGGACGTCTCCGCCGGCACCGCTTCCGTCCCTCCGCGGATCGCGGCGCTCACGCCGCTCGGCCTCCTCGGAGCGATGGTCGGTTACGTGCCGTCGCTCGGCGTCCTCGCGGCGAAGCTCGTCGCCGTCTTTCCGCAGAACGCGGGAATGCCGACGCACCGGGCGCTGATCGCAGTCTTCGATCCGCGAACGGGGACGCCGGTGGCGGTGCTCGACGGCGAGGAGATCACCGCGCAGCGCACCGCGGCCGCGTCGGCGCTCGCGACGCGGCTGCTGGCGCGCGAGGAGGCCGCGGTTCTTGCCCTCGTCGGCACGGGTGTGCAGGCTGCGTCGCACGCGCGGTACGTGGCGCGCGTCCGCCGCTTCCGCACGGTTCTCGTCGCCGGTCGCGATCCTGCCAAGGCGGCGAAGCTGGCGGCCGAGATCGGCGGACAGGCCGCAGCGATCGAGGAGGCCGTACGCTCCGCGGACGTGATCTGCGCCACCACGCATGCGCGCGAGCCCGTCGTCCGGATGCGCTGGGTCCGCCCGGGGACGCACGTGAACTCGGTGGGACTCAACCCACAGGGTCAGGAGCTGGACGGAATCGGCGGAGCGCTGCTGGCCGTGGAGTCCCGCGCGTCCGCCTTCGCTGCTCCGCCCGCCGGCGCCAACGAGCTGCGCGGCATCGCCCCGGAGACCGCCGTCGAGCTGGGCGCGCTGGTTTCGGGCTCCAGTCCCGGCCGGACGTCCAGGGAGCAGGTGACCGCCTACAAGTCCGTCGGAATCGCCGCCGAAGACGCGGCCGCGGCGGCGCTGGTCCTTCGCCGCGCGCGGGAAACCGGAGTCGGAACCCCGATCGAGATGTGA
- a CDS encoding efflux RND transporter permease subunit produces the protein MWIVRLALRRPYTIAVLCALIAIFGVLSAGRMKTDILPAIDIPVVIVVWNYPGLSAEDMERRVVFISERAMSTTVSGITRIDSQSMSSLGILKVYFEPGSDIGGAIAQIVSVSLTASRIMPPGITPPSIIRYNASNVPVAQMTIGSKTLSEQEIFDYGLNFIRLRLFTIPGLATPAPFGGKLRQIMVDIDPARVAAKGLSPNDVVQTVLQSNVLVPAGSAQIGGTRFDVQLNSSPDTVQGFNELPVKAMDGATVLLGDVARVRDGYAVQENVVRLNGRRATYLAILKKADASTLAVVDGARDQLPIIRAAAPQGIELKIDFDQSVFVRAAIQNVLHEAALASILVSLMILFFLGSWRGAVLVMTSIPLAILVGLVGLFLFGQTLNLMTMGGLALAIGMLVDDATVEVENIHRNRHMGKPLTVAILDGAQQIAVPALAATLTICVVFFPVVLLEGPARFLFTPLALGVVISMMASYLLSRTLVPTLARILMEKEALHPEGESIGARFNRWRDAMFGRFRDAYGRTLSAVLHHRALVLVSAGLVLACTAFLPFVVGLDFFPTVDAGQMRLHYRAPIGTRLEETERQVAKLEQRIQEMIPPAELDTINSNIGMPISYNLAFVQTDNTGSQDADVLIALKPTHAPTERYMERIRRELPDEFPGSTMYFQPADIVSQVLNFGLSAPIDVQIDGPDVEASYAVARELLAKIRAIPGASDVRIPQVLAYPTLRVDVDRARAAQVGISQRDVANNLLVSLASSSLVAPSFWINPKNNVNYPVVVQTPLRQIDSIPSLLGMPLGRGTALISSTAPAPMPASPPAPGEPPGSGSYLGAVASLRPTTGLSMINHVSVQRVVDVQASATGRDLGGVTLDIEKAIRSIRELPKATRITLRGQSESMFTAFSRLGVGLILAIALVYLLLVVLFQSFLDPFIILVAVPGALIGILWMLAATGTTLNVESFMGAIMAVGIATSNSILLVSAANGARVEQGLGVLEAAVEAGRTRLRPVLMTALAMLLGMVPMALAIGEGGEQNAPLGRAVIGGLIVATFVTLFVVPAVYTLLRKAPPSAHELDAKFTAESRGASEASHA, from the coding sequence ATGTGGATCGTTCGTCTCGCGCTGCGGCGTCCCTACACGATCGCGGTGCTCTGCGCGCTGATCGCCATCTTCGGCGTCCTCTCGGCCGGCCGGATGAAGACGGACATCCTTCCCGCAATCGACATCCCCGTGGTCATCGTAGTCTGGAACTATCCGGGGCTTTCCGCCGAGGACATGGAACGGCGCGTCGTGTTCATCAGCGAGCGCGCCATGTCGACGACGGTCAGCGGGATTACCCGCATCGACTCGCAGTCGATGAGCAGCCTCGGCATCCTCAAGGTGTACTTCGAGCCGGGCAGCGACATCGGCGGCGCCATCGCGCAGATCGTCTCCGTCTCCCTGACCGCGAGCCGGATCATGCCCCCGGGGATCACTCCGCCGAGCATCATCCGCTACAACGCCTCCAACGTTCCGGTGGCGCAGATGACCATCGGGTCGAAGACGCTCTCCGAGCAGGAGATCTTCGACTATGGCCTCAACTTCATCCGCCTGAGGCTGTTCACGATCCCGGGTCTCGCCACGCCGGCTCCGTTCGGCGGGAAGTTGCGGCAGATCATGGTCGACATCGATCCCGCACGGGTTGCCGCCAAGGGATTGTCGCCCAACGACGTGGTGCAGACCGTCCTGCAGAGCAACGTCCTCGTGCCGGCGGGTTCCGCCCAGATCGGCGGGACCCGATTCGACGTCCAGCTCAACTCCAGCCCGGACACGGTGCAGGGCTTCAACGAGCTGCCGGTCAAGGCCATGGATGGGGCCACCGTGCTCCTGGGCGACGTCGCGCGTGTGCGCGACGGCTACGCGGTGCAGGAGAACGTCGTTCGCCTCAACGGCCGCCGCGCCACCTACCTCGCCATCCTCAAGAAGGCGGACGCCTCGACGCTGGCGGTGGTGGACGGGGCGCGCGATCAGCTTCCCATCATCCGGGCGGCGGCTCCACAGGGCATCGAGCTGAAGATCGATTTCGATCAGTCGGTGTTCGTGCGGGCGGCGATCCAGAACGTGCTGCACGAGGCGGCGCTCGCGTCGATCCTCGTCTCGCTGATGATCCTCTTCTTCCTCGGAAGCTGGCGGGGCGCCGTCCTGGTGATGACCAGCATTCCCCTGGCGATCCTGGTGGGGCTCGTCGGGTTGTTCCTCTTCGGACAGACGCTCAACCTCATGACCATGGGAGGGCTGGCGCTCGCCATCGGCATGCTGGTCGACGACGCGACCGTCGAGGTGGAGAACATCCACCGCAACCGGCACATGGGGAAACCGCTCACCGTGGCAATCCTCGACGGCGCTCAGCAGATTGCCGTTCCGGCACTGGCGGCGACGCTCACCATCTGCGTGGTGTTCTTCCCGGTCGTGCTCCTCGAGGGGCCCGCGCGCTTCCTCTTCACGCCGCTCGCGCTCGGCGTCGTCATCTCGATGATGGCTTCGTACCTGCTCTCGCGCACCCTGGTCCCGACGCTCGCGCGGATCCTGATGGAGAAGGAAGCCCTCCATCCGGAGGGCGAAAGCATCGGGGCCCGCTTCAACCGGTGGCGCGACGCGATGTTCGGCCGTTTCCGGGATGCGTATGGCCGCACGCTGTCGGCCGTGCTCCACCACCGCGCTCTCGTTCTCGTCTCCGCAGGCCTGGTGCTCGCCTGCACCGCATTCCTTCCCTTCGTCGTTGGCCTCGATTTCTTCCCGACGGTGGACGCCGGTCAAATGCGTCTGCACTACCGCGCGCCCATCGGCACCCGCCTGGAAGAGACGGAGCGCCAGGTGGCCAAGCTGGAGCAGCGCATCCAGGAGATGATCCCGCCGGCGGAGCTGGACACGATCAACTCGAACATCGGGATGCCGATCTCCTACAACCTGGCGTTCGTGCAGACCGACAACACCGGCAGCCAGGATGCCGACGTCCTCATCGCGCTCAAGCCGACGCACGCCCCGACGGAACGGTACATGGAGCGGATCCGGCGCGAGCTCCCGGACGAGTTCCCCGGGTCCACCATGTACTTCCAGCCTGCCGACATCGTCTCGCAGGTGCTGAACTTCGGCCTGAGCGCGCCCATCGACGTGCAGATCGACGGTCCCGACGTGGAGGCGAGCTATGCGGTCGCGCGCGAGCTGCTGGCGAAGATCCGCGCCATCCCCGGCGCCTCCGATGTCCGCATTCCCCAGGTGCTCGCGTACCCCACGCTCCGCGTCGACGTCGACCGCGCGCGCGCGGCGCAGGTCGGGATTAGCCAGCGCGACGTCGCCAACAACCTGCTCGTATCGCTCGCCTCCAGCTCGCTCGTGGCGCCCTCGTTCTGGATCAATCCGAAGAACAACGTGAACTACCCCGTCGTGGTCCAGACGCCGCTGCGGCAGATCGATTCCATTCCTTCGTTGCTGGGAATGCCTCTGGGCCGCGGAACGGCGCTGATCTCTTCGACGGCTCCTGCGCCTATGCCGGCGTCACCACCCGCGCCGGGCGAGCCGCCCGGCAGTGGCTCCTACCTCGGTGCCGTGGCCAGCCTCCGTCCCACCACCGGTCTCTCGATGATCAATCACGTTTCCGTCCAGCGCGTCGTCGACGTCCAGGCGAGCGCCACCGGTCGCGATCTCGGTGGCGTCACCCTCGACATCGAGAAGGCCATCCGGAGCATCCGCGAGCTTCCGAAGGCGACCCGCATCACGCTGCGCGGGCAGAGCGAAAGCATGTTCACCGCCTTCAGCCGGCTCGGCGTGGGCCTGATCCTGGCGATTGCACTGGTGTACCTGCTGCTGGTCGTGCTCTTCCAGTCGTTCCTCGACCCGTTCATCATCCTCGTCGCCGTACCCGGAGCGCTGATCGGCATCCTCTGGATGCTGGCCGCCACCGGCACCACGTTGAACGTCGAGTCCTTCATGGGCGCAATCATGGCCGTCGGGATCGCCACCTCGAACTCCATCCTGCTGGTCAGCGCCGCCAACGGCGCGCGGGTCGAGCAGGGGTTGGGTGTACTCGAGGCGGCCGTCGAGGCCGGAAGGACGCGCCTGCGGCCGGTCCTGATGACGGCGCTCGCCATGCTCCTCGGCATGGTGCCGATGGCGCTCGCGATCGGCGAGGGCGGAGAGCAGAACGCGCCGCTGGGCCGCGCCGTCATCGGCGGTCTGATCGTGGCGACCTTCGTCACCCTGTTCGTGGTGCCGGCCGTGTACACGCTCCTGCGCAAGGCGCCTCCCAGCGCGCACGAGCTGGACGCGAAGTTCACGGCCGAGAGCCGCGGCGCTTCCGAGGCTTCCCATGCCTGA